The DNA window GAAGATCATGAGATCCAGGATCATATGATCGTAGGAACATCCAATCTGGCGGGATACGAGATTGACGGCGTGATCAATATGTACAGCGGCATTTACAATAATCCGTTCCTGATCTGGGGGAAATACCGGCAGGAAGGAGAGCGGACGCTGCTTCAGGTTTCCTTCCAGTTCCATCACGTGCAGATGGATGGCAGGGAGGCCTGCGGATTTCTGGAACGGCTCCAGAAAGAAATAGATGGATTATAGGCGGCAGCGTTTTGGGCTGTTGGAAGAATAACAGATAAGGAGGAATATTTATGGAATGCAACCTTCGTAAATGGCGGATGGAAGACAAAGAAGAACTGGCCCGTCTGTTGAATAATCCTAAGATTCTGCAAAATCTTCGGGATGGGATTCCTTATCCCTATAGAGTAAAGGATGCGGAGGAATTTATCGGGGCTACGCTGGCGGCAGACGAAAACCAGACCATAGCTTTCGCGATCACAGCAGAAGACAGGCTGATCGGCAGCATCGGGGTGTTCCGCTGCGGGAATATCCATTTCCGGACGGCGGAGATGGGCTATTATCTGGGAGAACCATATTGGGGAAAAGGATACGGAACAAGCGCGGTGAAAAAGATTTGTGAGTATGTGTTCGCCCATACAGATATCCTTCGGATTTTTGCGGAACCCTTTGCTTATAATCAGGCTTCCTGCAGGGTTTTGGAAAAAGCGGGATTTCAGTTGGAAGGGATTCTGCGCAGGAACGCGGTGAAGAATGGGAACGTGCTGGATATGAAAATGTACGCTCTGATAAGAGAAGAAAAGGAGTAAAGAAGCGATGATCGAGGATAAAGATTATATTATGCGGCTCATTCATGAGACGGTGCGCACACTGATCCGGCTGATCTGGAACCGGGACATGGACAAGGAGGAAGATGGCGCTGTTTCCTTTGCTCTTTTGCAGAGGTATCAGGAACTGGCCAAAATGATCGATGATGGACAGGTGAATGAGGCGGAGAACCTTCTGTTGGATGAATTGGATCCGGATGATCCGGAATATTTTGAGATGGCGTTGCGCTTCTATGAAAAGCTGGGCGGGAAATCGGAAGAATTTCTGGCGGCACATGACTACTCCCAGCAGGAAGTGATCGATGGCTTGAAATCAGTGGTGGAGGCCTATGGATATACGGATCTTCTGGAAGTGATCTCGGAGGAACTGGGATGATCCTCCGGGCATACCGGCCGTCTGACTGCGAAGAGGCGGCCAAACTGTTTTATGAGACAGTCCACGCGGTCAACGCCAGAGACTATACAAAAGAGCAGTTAAACGCCTGGGCTTCCGAGAACATAGATTTGAGAAAATGGGATCAGTCATTCCAGGATCATTACAGTCTGGTGGCAGTGGAAACAAGGATGGCAGAAGAAGGAAAGATCCTGGGATTTGGAGACATGGATGAAACGGGGTATCTGGACCGGCTGTACGTGCATAAGGATCACCAGAGGCAAGGGATCGCAGCCATGCTTTGTGACCGGCTGGAAGCATACGCCTGGAAGAAAGGGGCGGGCAGCGTGATCACCCATGCCTCTGTCACCGCTAAACCCTTTTTTGAAAAGCGGGGATACCGGGTGGTCCGGGAACAGCAGGTGTCAAGGCAGGGGATACTTCTGACCAACTATGTGATGGAGAAAGATCACACAGACAGATAGAAAAACAAAACGAATTCGGACGGAGATTCCTGATAATTCATCCGGCCGCCGTAGCGTTCCACGATTTCCTGCATGTTGGATAAACCAAGGCCATGGTTTTTCGAGTCCTTTTTCCAGGTCTTCGGCAGACCTTCAGTATTGTCCCGGCTGGGAGAGAAGGCACAGGAATTCCGTACTTCTGTCACAAACAGCCCTTTCTGTGCGCGGGCGTGAAAGGAGATCCGGCGCTGCTTTGTCGGGAGCTTTGCCACTGCTTCCAGAGCGTTGTCCAGGGCATTTCCCAGAAGTGAGCAAAGATCCATAGGATCTATGCCGGGCAGGTCCGGGATGTCTGCCTCTATATCCAGGCAGGCCTGTAGTTCCTGGGCCTGTTCCATTTTGGAGGCCAGCAGGATATTGGCCGTCTGATTTTCGCAGAACGTCACTTTCGTGTTTAAAGCCGGGGCATCCAGCAGGTCTTGCAGATACTGGTCCCGTTCTTTTCCGGTAAGCCCTGACAGGGCGGTGAGATGATTGCGCATGTCATGTTTTAATTTCCGGACTTCTTTCTGCTGATGCTCCACCATCTGATAGTACTGCCAGCGCATCTGGGAAAAATGGGCTTTCTTTTCCAAGTCCTGCTGTCTTGCCAGCACGGGGACGGCCAAAAGCAGGATGACCCAGTAGAGCATACACAGAACAAAAAGCCAGGCGAAAAAGAACCCGTTGTTCTCGATCAATGAGTCGAAACCAGAATCCGCCAGGATCATAGGACCGCTCAAGATTCCAAAAGGCGGAAGGAATAACAGTAAGAGCAGACGCCAGAAATTGACGGGAAGGAAGTAACCGTTCCTGGGGAACAGCTTTCTTGTGATCCCAAACAGGACCAGCCAATAGCCGGTCTTAACGACCCAATACCAGGGGGAATAGACCACAGTCCAGCCTGCAAAGCTTTTTAGAAAGTTATCAGCCAGGGCGTTGACGGAAAAAGCGCTTCCCGATACGAGAAGGGCAGCAGCCAGCTTCTGTTCCAAAGGCGTCTGGCAGGAAATCCATACAGACAGGAAAAACGCCAAAAAAGAAAAAGGGAGATTGTGCAGGTCTCCTATGAAACAAGGAATTGCCATTAAAACGGTGCACAGGAAAAATAAAAGAACCTGGCAGCGTTTTTTCTTTTTTACCGGAAGGATCCGGTTTAAGACCAGCCAAGGCAGGAAAGCCAGAAAGGCGGAGAGAAGTAAGGGCCAGGTGGTGTTCCAAAAGGTATAATGCATGGTGGATGAATGAAACTCCTTTCTGCAGATGATTTAAGTAAGCAGGAACCGGGCGAAAGCGTCCAATGCTTCCTGCCTCATGGCGCGGCTGATAGGGAGAGCTTCTCCGGCGATGGTGACTTTTGTTCCGGTGACCTGTTCTACGGCGCCGGCATTGACCGCGTAGCGGTTGTGGATACGGACAAACTGTTTGGGCAGCCGTTCCATGACCGCATCCAGCTTCCCGTAGAAAGAGGTATCCACACCCCGGCTGACCACATGCACCAGCCGTTTTTCGCTGTAAAGATAGTCAATGCTGCGGAAGGGGATCCGGAAAATCCCATCTGGGCTTTTAAAGGTAAGGGCCGCGCCGTCCTTTTCGTTTAGTTCCTGGCGTACCCGCAGAAGGATCTCCAGAAGACGCTGGGAAGAAGCAGGCTTTACAATGTAATCAGCGGCCTGGACTTGATAACCGCCAAGGGCGAATTCTTCATGGCCAGTCACGAATACCAGGAATAGATCCCGGTCAAAGGAGCGGATCTTCCGTGCGGCCTCAAGGCCGGAGAAGGGAGTCATCTCTACATCCAGAAAGAGAAGTTCCATCTCCCCGGGATGTTTTTCCAGCCAGTTCACGGCGCTTTTCCCATTGGAAAATTCATAGATCACCGATTCTCCTTCCAGAAGAAGGGGATCCAGCGTCAGATATAAGGCTTCTCTTGACGCGGCTTCGTCATCGCAGATGCCGATCCTCAACATGATTTGGTTCCCTCCTTTCAATCTTCTTAAGATATTTGTCCCTGATATCTTTACTTTATCATATTCACAGAGAGATTCCCAGGGGCGGAGAAGGCGGACGGGGACCAAAGATTACCAGGAAAAGGCCAAACATGACATTTCCTGTAAGGTGCGGTCAAATATGACGCCTGCCCTGCCGGATATGACAACTGCCGCCAGCCAGAGCCCTCCGGATGCTATGCTGATCCAAAAGAGTTTTGGAGGTGACACTATGCTTTATGTCAATAATCTGCACAAATCTTACCAAAGCGGCCTTAAGACCTATGAGGTGCTGAAAGGGGTCAGTCTGAATGTGAGCAAGGGAGAGTTTACTGCCGTTATGGGGCCATCCGGATCCGGGAAAAGTACCCTGCTAAACTGCATTTCCTGTTATATTCCTTATGAAGAAGGGGTGATCACCTTGGCGGGGCAGAAACTGTCCGGCCTGCCGGAAGGGGAATTGGCGAAAGTGCGCAACGAGAAGCTGGGATTCGTCTTTCAGGATTTTATGCTGCTGGATGGGCTGACAGTGCGGGAAAATATTCTGCTTCCCAGGATCATACACGGAGAAGTGGACCGGGACGGAGAAGAAAACGCGGACCGGCTCTGTGAGATTTTTGGAATTTCTGCTATCCGGGACAAATATCCGGCGGAGATCTCTGGAGGGGAGAAGCAGCGTGCGGCAGTGGCCCGCGCCCTCATCAACCAGCCTCTTTTGATCCTGGCGGATGAACCTACCGGCAATCTGGACTCCAAGTCCAGCCGGAAGGTGATCGATTCCTTTTTGGAAGCCCAGTATACATTGGAGGCCACTATTTTTATGGTGACCCATGACAGCTTTGCGGCATCCTTTTGTGACCGGGTTATTATCCTGCGGGACGGGAAAGTCTGCCGGACTCTGGAAAGGCAAGGAGACCGGGCGGCGTTTCAGGATGAACTGCTGCTGACGATCAAGGAAATGAGTGGTGATGAAGTATGAGAACAGAGATGATCCGAACGATGAAACAGGTTTTTGGGAAACTGAGAAAATATGGAAAAAGCGATTACCGGCTGCTGCGGCTGTGCAACTTCCTTGCGGATCTTCTGATCACTGCCTTTGCGTTTATCATCTGCTCCCCTACCATCCAGGATACCTTTCCTGACAATGGAGACAGTATGAAACAGGTAATGATGATCTTCGTCCTGGCGCTGGCAGGGTGCCTGATCTTTACCGCTTATGCGGCCGCCTTGTTTTTCCGTTATAAATCCAGGGAAATAGGAGTGCTTCTGGCGCTGGGGGCCGGCAAACGGTCTCTTGGCGGCCAATTGTTCCTGGATCTTGGCATATCTATGGTACTGCCCGGCGCTGGCGGTATCCTGCTGGGGGCGCCTTTTGCCTGGGGGATCTGGCAGATCTTCCGGTTATTTTTGGTGGATAAAAGCGGGACGGTCCTCACCTTTACTTTTGGGGGACTGGCGGTGGGACTGGCATTTCTGTCGGTGTCCCTGGCGGTATCCTGTCTGCTGGGGCTCCGGTTTCTGGCAGGGGCCAGTGTGATGGACGTGGTAAATACCCAGCGCAGAAGTGAACCGATCCGGGATGTGAAAGGGTGGTATCTGCCTGTGGGAATTCTCCTCTGTATCCTGGGGGCTGTCCTTGGCTACGGACACATGGGATTTTTTGTAAATGTGCTGAAAAGGATGCCTCCGGGCTGGATGCAGATCTTATATCTCCCAATCCTGCCGGGGATCTACATGATCATTTTGTATGCGGTAATCCGGGGCAGGAAGAAGAGAAGGCATCCCTATCAGGGCATCATTTCCAGAAGCATGATGAAGTTTCAGGGACGCCAGACGGTCAATAACATGCTGGTGATGACGATATTGGTGGCAGGCGCTTGTTTTGCCCTGTTCTATGCGCCTATGACCAGCGCGGGTCTCATCTATGATATAGAATCCTGGGAAAGAGATGTATCTCTCCGGCTGCGGAAAGATTTAGATCTGCCAGACCGGCAGGAGATCAGGGAGCTGGCTGTCCAGTATGGGGTGGAGCTTTCTGAATGGCAGGAGACAGAAGTGATCTGTCTGGGCAGAGACGGAGTGCTGGATGAACTGGATGAGGAAACGGGGCGGTTTACCGAAGAATACCGGAAGATCATAGGGGATGCGCTGTGCCTCTCAGAATCCGGCTACGAGAAGCTGACGGGTCAGGAGATCCAGGTGGAGGCAGGGACCTGCGATTCGGTCGTTTCCAAAGGAAGTGAAGAGGATTCAGCCCAGGAGACAGGGATTTTTACGAATATGTCTACCGGGCGGGAGCTGGAGGCAAAGGCCGGGCAGATCCGTCATTACCGCATGCTGTCAGACTGCGTGATCTTAAACGACCAGGATTTCCAGAAGATTTCAGAAGGTCTTCAGGAGAGCTGGCGGGAGACGTTTGTCCTGTTTGATCTGGCGGGAGACAAAGACCAGCAGGGGGAATATGGATTTGCCAAGGCCCTTTACCAGAGGATCCTAGATGGCAGCGAAGGCGCTGGACTGGATTCCGAGTTTTATTCCAGGGCGGTGAAAGCGGACACCGAGAAAAGAGGGGAAGAATACTGGGCCGATTCAGATCCGGAGGGACAGTTTACCAAAGAAGAGCAGGGGACATTTTCTTTCCAGACGCTGTGGAAATACCGGCCTCAGATCCGGGTGCTGGAAGAGCAGGATCTGATCACCAGATTCGCGGTACTGTTTATGACATTCGTCTTTATGGCTCTGGTCTGCTTTACCTCCGTGCTGATCATCAGCTATACCCGGAGCCTGACGGTAGCTTTGGGAAACCGTCAGGTGTATCAGGATCTGGAACGGCTGGGAGCTGGAGTGGAATTCAGGTACGATGCTTTGCGGCGTCAGATCTCCAAGATCTACCAGGTGCCGACGATCCTTGGGATGTTGGCGATCCTTGGATTTTTCAGCATGATCCTGTACGTCAACGACGGAAAGATCAGCCCCTCAGAAGGGATGGGGCTTCTGGTATGCGTTGTACTAGAGCTCCTTTTGGCGGCAGTCCTTTTCGGGTTCTATCGGAAGTCTCTGAAAAAGGTGTGCCAAATGCTGGGAGTAAAGAGGCGGGCAGGCGGTTCATGGCAGGAGCCAAGTTGACTTTCCGGAATGAAGCTTCTATAATAGAGCGAAACCGGACTATGGAATTTGGCGGTGAAAAGAGGTTTCGCGGATGAAAGAAAACCAGATATTACTAGAAGAACATTATCCGTTCTGGGAACATTTGACGGAGGAAGAGCGGGAGACTCTGGTCTCTAACTGTGCGGAGAAAACATATCAAAAAGGAGAGCTGGTCCACCGCTCGGAGGAACAGTGCAAGGGAGCGATTCTTGTCCTGGAAGGACAGCTTCGTGTCTACATTGTCTCAGATGAAGGCCGGGAAGTGACCCTTTTTCGGATCCGGGAGGGGGAGACCTGCGTGCTGTCAGCGTCCTGTCTGTTGGACGCCATTGCTTTTGATATGCTGATCGAGGCGGTATCGGCTGCTAAGGCGCTGATCCTGCCAACTCCGGTACTGCGTCCCATTATGGAGGAAAATCCATACGTGGGGCTGTATATGTACCGGTCAGCCACCGAGCGTTTTTCAGATGTTATGTGGACGATGCAGCAGATTTTATTTATGGGCATTGACCAGAGGGTGGCCAGCTTCCTGTGGGATGAGATGCTCCATCAGGGAACAGAGATTTCTATGACCCATGAAGAGATCGCCAGACTTATCGGAAGCGCAAGAGAAGTGGTATCAAAAGTGCTGAAATATTTATCAGAGGAAGGAATTGTAACTCTGGGCAGGGGGAAGATTCGGATTGCCGCTAAAGAAAAGTTAAGAAATATCGCTCAGAAGGCATGAACGGTTGACAGAGGGATGATTTGATGGTATCGTGTGGAAGACTTTGTATTCTTCTTATAAAAAGCGGGGAATAAATATAAAAAAAACAGGAGATCATCCAAAATATGAGACAAGAAAGAAAAGATAGTCAGCCGGCGGGAATCTTTTTGATCCGCCTGTTTCAGGGAATGTTGATCGGCCTGGGAGCGGTTCTGCCGGGAATATCAGGCGGAGTCCTCTGCGTGGTCTTTGGAATCTATCGGCCGGTCATGGAACTTTTATCCAGTCCTTTTAAACGATTCCGGACTCATATGCCCAAACTGCTTCCGGTGGTCATCGGCGTGGCTGTAGGGTTTATCGGAATTGCAAACTTATTATCCTTTTTCCTGGAAAAATATCCAGATCCTTCCGTATGCGTATTTGTTGGCCTGATCACTGGGATGCTGCCTTCCCTTATGCGGGAGGCCGGGCAGGAAGGGCGAAGTAAAGGCTCCTGGATATCCATGGGGATTGCTTTCGTGGTGATCATTGTCCTTTTGACAGCGTTAAATGTGATGAATATCCAGATCGTGCCTAATACAGGCTGGTATCTGTTCTGCGGATTCTGTCTGGCATTGAGCATTATTGCTCCCGGCATGAGCTTTTCAACGCTGCTTATGCCTTTGGGATTGTATACGCCTTTTGTGGACGGTCTGGGACATTTGGATCCGCAGGTGATCTGTGCCAGCGGGATCGGCGCCATAGTGACGGTGATCTGTCTGGCCAAAGGTGTGGACGCTTTATTCAGAAACTTTTATTCTTATGCCTTCCATGGGATCATAGGAATTGTCGCGGCGGCTACCATCATGATCATACCGGTGAAAAGTTTTGCGGCTTCCGCGGGGGCTATGCTGACCAACGTGATCTGCCTTGCGGCCGGTATTGTGTGCGCTTTGGCGCTGGATAAGTTCAACAGCAGATTTCCAAAAGAATAAAAACCAAGATGCGTGAAGAAGAAACGGAGGGCAGTTTTCTGGCGAGAGCCTGAGACTGCGCTCTTTTTTTGTTTCTTTTGAAAAAGCCTTGTGGTAGAATGGAGAAGAGTGTAAATTGTGTGATAGTTCTTGCAGACAGAGGAGGAAATGAGAGAATGGGAAGTCGAAAAATCATCCAGGTAGAGGATAAGGTTCCTTTTAAACTGCTGGTGCCTCTTAGCGTCCAGCACATGTTCGCTATGTTTGGCGCATCTGTCCTGGTGCCCTTCTTATTTGGGCTGAATCCAGCGGTGGTGCTGTTTATGAATGGTGTGGGTACGCTGCTGTTCATGGTGTTGACGAAGGGCAAAGCGCCGGCCTATCTGGGGTCTAGCTTTGCCTTTATCGCGCCTGCTCAGATCGTGATCCAGGAGATGGGATATGAATATGCCCTGGGCGGATTTGTAGCGGTTGGATTCTTGGGGTGTGTACTGGCGCTGATCATCTATAAATTTGGCTCGGACTGGATCGATGTTGTCCTGCCGCCGGCTGCCATGGGACCGGTAGTGGCGCTGATCGGTCTGGAACTGTCCGGAAGCGCCGCGGATACGGCTGGAATTCTTGGGGATCAGGTGGATATGAAAAACGTGATCGTATTTGCGGTTACTTTGGGAGTGGCTGTGTTTGGGAACATTTTATTCCGCGGATTCCTTTCGGTGATCCCGATCTTGATCGCGGTGATCGCCGGATACGCGGCGGCGCTGGCCTGCGGGATCGTGGATTTCCAGGCAGTAGCGGAGGCTTCTGTATTTGCGGTTCCTAATTTCTCCTTTCCAAAATTCGATCTGGATGCGATCCTGATGATCCTGCCAGTTCTATTGGTGATCACTTCGGAACATATCGGGCATCAGGTGGTGACAAGCAAGATCGTCGGAAGAGATCTGCTGAAAAATCCGGGGCTCCACCGGTCGCTTCTGGGAGATAACCTGTCCACTATGCTGTCCGGTCTGATCGGATCGGTTCCGACTACTACCTATGGTGAAAATATTGGAGTCATGGCGGTGACAAAAGTTTACAGCGTGCGGGTGATCGCGGGAGCCGCGGTATTGTCTATCATCTGTTCTTTTGTAGGGAAACTTTCTACGCTGATCCAGACCATTCCAGGCCCGGTGATCGGCGGCATTTCCTTCCTGCTCTATGGAATGATCGGAGCTTCTGGAATCCGTATTCTGGTGGATTCCCAGGTGGACTACGGACGGTCCAGGAATCTGACTTTGACCAGCGTAGTCTTTGTCACTGGTCTTTCTGGAATCGCGGTGAAGCTTGGAGATATAGAATTGGCGGGAATGGTGCTGGCCTGTGTAACGGGAATGGTCTTAAGCCTGATCTTCCATATTTTGGACCGGCTGAATTTGACCAACGACCAGGAGGAAACGGGAGAGACAGATGAAGGCTAATGAATGTGCGGAAAACAGGGGAAGAGGAATGGCAGGGACGCTTTGTGACCTGCATACCCATACGGTTCTTTCCGATGCTTCCCGGACAGTGGAGCAGGTGATGGATTACGCCAGACAGATCGGGCTGAAATATATTGCTATCACAGATCATGATACGCTGGCCGGGACAGAAGAAGCGGTGGAACTGGGGGAAAAATACGGAATCCGGGTGATCCCTGGGACGGAGATTTCCACTAGAGATGAGAACACCGGGAGGACGGTACATCTGCTCTGCTATCGGCCCAAAGATAGGGAGGGGCTTCAGGCGTTTCTGGATGAGACACTGGAGCATCGGCGCAGGCAGAAACTCCAGATGGCGGCCAATGTACAGAAACGCTATCCCCTCCTGACGCAGGAGCTGGTGAAGGAATATGCCGAAAACAGTCAGTCTATCTACGAATGTCATATCATGCAGCCTTTGTGTGATCTGGGATATACCAATACGGCCATAGGCGAACTGATGAAATCCCTGATCTCATCCAAGGGGAGCTGTTTCGTGCCGGGGAAATATCCCACGACCAGGGAAGCAGTCCGGGCCGTCCAGGAAGCTGGCGGAATCGCGGTGGTGGCCCATGCGGAACAGTTCGATTCCTTTGGCTTGATCGAGGAATACGCAAGCAAAGGATGGCTTCAAGGAGTTGAAGTAAACCATCCAAGGAATGGAGAAGAATCCCGGCGAAGACTGCGGAAAATCGTGGAAAAGTACGGTTTGCTGGTGACGGGCGGAAGCGACTTCCACGGGCAGTATGCAAGACAGCCCCATCCGCTTGGATTCTGCGGCTGCACAGTAGAAGAGGCCCGGAAATTGATGGAGTATGTCGATTAGGTACAGGGCAAAACGCAATTTGGGACGTAGTATTTTTTAAAAATGCTACGTCCCAAATTGCGTTCAAATTGCGTTTACTGGCAGGAATATGCGCCGTCTACGATAATATCGCTTCCGGTGGTATATCCGGATGCGTCAGAAGCCAAATATAGTATGGGCGGGATCAGCTCTTCTGGCGTTCCCATCCGGTGCAGCGGAATAAGAGGCATCCAGGCGTCTTTCAGCTCTTTTGGAACATCGACGGCCATGGGGGTGGCGATATATCCAGGGCTTAAGGAATTTACCCGGATTCCGTGCTCTGCCCATTCTACGGCCAGAGATTTCGTCATATGGATGACGGCGGCTTTGGAAGCGTTGTAGGAACACTGCCATTGAGGAATGTTTACAATGCTTCCGGACATAGAAGCCATATTGATGATACTTCCTTTGATGCCACGCTCGATCATGATTCGGCCTACGGCCCGCGCCATGATAAATTCGCCAGTAAGATTTACATCCACTACCTGGCGGAACTCTTCGACTGTGGCTTCCAATGTAGATTGATGCATACAGATTCCGGCGTTGTTGAAAAGAACGTCGATAGAACCAGAGCGCTCAAGAATTGTCTGAAGCGCGTGATCCACCTGGGCTTCATCGGTCACATCCGTCTTTAAGTCGTACGCTTTTCCGCCTTCTCTTTCGATCAGTTCAACGGTTTCTTTAGCGCCGGAGCGGCACAAGATCACAACTTCCGCGCCGGCCTTCGCAAGCCCGCAGGCAATGACCTGTCCGATTCCCCGGCCTCCTCCGGTAACGATGGCAACTTTGCCGTCCAGTCCAAACATATCTTGTAAATACATAAGCAAAATCCTTTCTTTACATATATTTTTTCAATTGGGGCCGGGGGATTTTTAAAAATCCCCCGGCCCCAATTGAAAATGCCCTGTCCCAAATTAATCCAGGTACCCTTCTCTTGGGGTGACATGGAACTGTGCCGCTAAATCTTTCAGCTGTTCTTCTGGAAGGCGGCTTTTGATTTCTAAATGTGCGATTTTCATATAAATTTCCGCGGCTTTTTCTACAGTTTCGATCAGTCCGAAAGCTTCGTCCAGATCATGGCCTACGGCAAAAATGCCGTGCTGTGCCCAGATTACCAGGCGGCGGTCTTTTATTTTTTCCGCGGTAGCCTCACCGATGGCGTTTGTGCCGGAAACCATCCAAGGTACCAGTCCCACTCCATCGGGGAAAATAACGATGCACTCGGAGCACATGCCCCAAAGCGTCCGGGTGATCTCTCGTTCATCCGGCGGACATACGAAGGTCAAAGCAATGGTGTTGACTGGATGACAGTGCATGACTACCCGGTGGGAGGGATCGGTTTTCAGCCGTGCCATGTGATTCATCAGATGGGTGGGAAATTCACTGGTAGGAGCGGCGTCCCCCTGGAATCCCCACAGCACCTCAGCTTCCCGTCCATTGTCCGCAATGCGTACGATCCCAAGATTTTCAGACGGATTTTTGGCCACGTTTTTGAAATATTTCCCAGTTCCCGTGACCAGAAAAAGTTTCCCCGCAAGGGGAGCGGCGTCAAATTGAATTGGAATCTTCCGTATGACTGCGGAGAGATCCAGATATTCTTCTAATTCTCCAGAAGATAGAAGCTGGCTGATATTTCCGCCGTTGCGCTCATCCCATCCAAGCCGGTACATATTTGCTGTCATTTCACACATTTCTGTGAGAAATGGCGCTGTCAAAATATCTTTCATATCCTGCTCCTTTCCAAAAGCCGGAGATAGTCTCGATAGTGGGTATCCCATAAGGCGTGATCCTGAGGTTTATATTCTCGGACGATCGAAGCCGGAGCCAGGATAGACTTGGCCTCCTCTAACGTAGAAGCGGCGCCCATAGCAATGAGCTGGACTGTGATGTTTCCGATAGCCGTGGCTTCATCCGGTCCGGCGATCACAGTTTTTCCAGAAGCATTGGCGGTAAACTGGCAGAGCATCTCGGCTTTGGAGCCGCCTCCCATCATATTGATCACAGGCAGAGTTTTGCCAGAGATCCGCTCCAGCGTTTCCACTGTCCAGCGAAATTTCATCGCCAGACTTTCGTAAATGCAGCGTATCAGCGCGCCCACAGTCTCAGGCTTTGCGCCAAAATGTTCCTGGCAGTAATCCTGAATCTTTCTCGGAATATTTCCCGGATCATAGAACCTGGGATCGTCGGGGTCAAAGAAAAACCGGAAAGGCTCAGCCTTTTCCGCCAGCTCTCCAAGCTGGGAAAAAGAAAAATCCATTCCATGTTCCTGGTAATACCGTCGGGTTTCCTGGATAAACCAGGAACTCATGACATTGCGCAGAAGACGGTGATGGCCCGGATACCCGCCTTCGTTCGCTAGGTTTGCCTGATATCCCTCGGGCGTGATGACGCAGGAGGGAAGTTCCGTTCCGATCAGCGCCCAGGTTCCGCAGCTGATCAGCGCGCAGTCCGTGGTAAGGGGCGAAGAAAGGTAGGCAGAGGCGGTGTCGTGTTCGCAGACGACAGCCACAGGAAATCCCTTCGTTTCCATCATCTGGTTGTAAGACTGACTGGTACGGCCAAGCAAAGTGCCGGGTTTTGTCAGGGCGCCGAAGAGCCGTCGGGGAATCTGGTATGTGTCCAAAATCTCCTGGCACCAGTCATCCTGCCGGAAATCATACATCTGGCTG is part of the Lachnospiraceae bacterium KGMB03038 genome and encodes:
- a CDS encoding DUF368 domain-containing protein, with translation MRQERKDSQPAGIFLIRLFQGMLIGLGAVLPGISGGVLCVVFGIYRPVMELLSSPFKRFRTHMPKLLPVVIGVAVGFIGIANLLSFFLEKYPDPSVCVFVGLITGMLPSLMREAGQEGRSKGSWISMGIAFVVIIVLLTALNVMNIQIVPNTGWYLFCGFCLALSIIAPGMSFSTLLMPLGLYTPFVDGLGHLDPQVICASGIGAIVTVICLAKGVDALFRNFYSYAFHGIIGIVAAATIMIIPVKSFAASAGAMLTNVICLAAGIVCALALDKFNSRFPKE
- the uraA gene encoding uracil permease, which produces MGSRKIIQVEDKVPFKLLVPLSVQHMFAMFGASVLVPFLFGLNPAVVLFMNGVGTLLFMVLTKGKAPAYLGSSFAFIAPAQIVIQEMGYEYALGGFVAVGFLGCVLALIIYKFGSDWIDVVLPPAAMGPVVALIGLELSGSAADTAGILGDQVDMKNVIVFAVTLGVAVFGNILFRGFLSVIPILIAVIAGYAAALACGIVDFQAVAEASVFAVPNFSFPKFDLDAILMILPVLLVITSEHIGHQVVTSKIVGRDLLKNPGLHRSLLGDNLSTMLSGLIGSVPTTTYGENIGVMAVTKVYSVRVIAGAAVLSIICSFVGKLSTLIQTIPGPVIGGISFLLYGMIGASGIRILVDSQVDYGRSRNLTLTSVVFVTGLSGIAVKLGDIELAGMVLACVTGMVLSLIFHILDRLNLTNDQEETGETDEG
- a CDS encoding PHP domain-containing protein, whose product is MAGTLCDLHTHTVLSDASRTVEQVMDYARQIGLKYIAITDHDTLAGTEEAVELGEKYGIRVIPGTEISTRDENTGRTVHLLCYRPKDREGLQAFLDETLEHRRRQKLQMAANVQKRYPLLTQELVKEYAENSQSIYECHIMQPLCDLGYTNTAIGELMKSLISSKGSCFVPGKYPTTREAVRAVQEAGGIAVVAHAEQFDSFGLIEEYASKGWLQGVEVNHPRNGEESRRRLRKIVEKYGLLVTGGSDFHGQYARQPHPLGFCGCTVEEARKLMEYVD
- a CDS encoding SDR family oxidoreductase, producing the protein MYLQDMFGLDGKVAIVTGGGRGIGQVIACGLAKAGAEVVILCRSGAKETVELIEREGGKAYDLKTDVTDEAQVDHALQTILERSGSIDVLFNNAGICMHQSTLEATVEEFRQVVDVNLTGEFIMARAVGRIMIERGIKGSIINMASMSGSIVNIPQWQCSYNASKAAVIHMTKSLAVEWAEHGIRVNSLSPGYIATPMAVDVPKELKDAWMPLIPLHRMGTPEELIPPILYLASDASGYTTGSDIIVDGAYSCQ
- the rhaD gene encoding rhamnulose-1-phosphate aldolase; its protein translation is MKDILTAPFLTEMCEMTANMYRLGWDERNGGNISQLLSSGELEEYLDLSAVIRKIPIQFDAAPLAGKLFLVTGTGKYFKNVAKNPSENLGIVRIADNGREAEVLWGFQGDAAPTSEFPTHLMNHMARLKTDPSHRVVMHCHPVNTIALTFVCPPDEREITRTLWGMCSECIVIFPDGVGLVPWMVSGTNAIGEATAEKIKDRRLVIWAQHGIFAVGHDLDEAFGLIETVEKAAEIYMKIAHLEIKSRLPEEQLKDLAAQFHVTPREGYLD
- a CDS encoding rhamnulokinase; the protein is MNILAFDLGASGGKLFLAAIEGENVSVQDIHRFDNISYSMGNALYWDIMNIYREMNVGIKKAIALTGDRIDSFAIDSFSNDFGLIDKDGALLSPVRCYRDNRTKRHADKIYKKISKEHLYSLSGNQNALFNTYMQLAAMREDGHGFLLDHAYKLLYIPDLLLYYLTGKMINEYTLASVSQMYDFRQDDWCQEILDTYQIPRRLFGALTKPGTLLGRTSQSYNQMMETKGFPVAVVCEHDTASAYLSSPLTTDCALISCGTWALIGTELPSCVITPEGYQANLANEGGYPGHHRLLRNVMSSWFIQETRRYYQEHGMDFSFSQLGELAEKAEPFRFFFDPDDPRFYDPGNIPRKIQDYCQEHFGAKPETVGALIRCIYESLAMKFRWTVETLERISGKTLPVINMMGGGSKAEMLCQFTANASGKTVIAGPDEATAIGNITVQLIAMGAASTLEEAKSILAPASIVREYKPQDHALWDTHYRDYLRLLERSRI